Within the Medicago truncatula cultivar Jemalong A17 chromosome 4, MtrunA17r5.0-ANR, whole genome shotgun sequence genome, the region TGACCCGATGCACACTTGAATGGTAATCAATCCACTCAACATCGACATCAAAGGTACGAGGATCTGGAGGAGGTGGTGGTATATATTGCATGTATCCAAATTGTCGGAGGCACCTCTGAGGCAAGTAAAGTACTAAAGTGTTGCACCAACGAAGACAACCATTGTATAGACATATATCATCAAATGGAATTATCTGGCGGTGACTTTCAAATGGGCGCCATATGACACTTGCAGGTGTCAGATCATCTATCAACCTTCGTATTTGATCAACCTTAAGAGTCCCTTGTTTATACTTCCATCGCATAGCTCGAGCGGCGCCTTTTTCTGGCTTATCACAACAAATTCGACTCTCTGCTCGATTACCAAGACTCGGAAAATATTCATGAATCCAACACTGTTacataataagaaaaagatgaaataaaaattaataaagaatataataataaaaaagaaacaaagaaaacaaattattataaaagCACGTATCATTCTTTCATCTCTAGTgatatttaacaaataaattatctctaacattattataaaaataccTGTAAAAGTGTCACATATCCTCCAAGTTGCTTGCAAGTAAACATAGAGGCATCTCCCAAGTGCTCATACAATGTAACCAAAGCAGCTGCACCCCAACAATATTTACCACAATTTGACAAGTTTCTAAACAGCGGTAGATATTTTGCCTCTACGAGAGTAAAACTCTTGTCTGTAAAAATAGTACACCCAACTAGGAGGAGCATGTACGCCCTAGCAGCGCAGTCAAGCATCCCAGTTTGATGATGCATATCGAACAACCTGTACAACCACTCCTGCCTATAATAGCCACCCCTGTTCCTCGCCGTCTCCGCCCTAGCTTCATCATAAGTTACCCCAACAACTCCTCAGCAAGTGCAGCTGCTCCTTCTTCCGTTACACTTGGAGGTTGATCGTAGAAATCACCCTTAATCGGAATGTGAAGTAGGCAAGCCACATCATACAGTGTAATAGTCATTTCACCAAATGGCATATGAAATGACGACGTCTCAGGATGCCATCTCTCCACAAACGCCGATAAAAGATTGGCGTCAACCATTTTCATACTAGTCATTTGAAGTGCGCTAAGTCCAGAACCTTCCAGCCATCCCTCTATTAAAGGGGGAAGTTGTGGAGGAACCCAACCCTCCAACTTTTTCCCATGTGATGCTACCTTTAACTCCTTTTTGACACCGCGCTcctgaataaatttaaaataaataatcaaaataataaaacattattaaattactaaataaaacaatcaaaacGATTAAAACTAATAAATCATTAAcaccaaaaaatgaaaataattaataaaaaatacaatttatatGACACATTAACATCATTAAGTGTACTAGtaaatacaatatttaaattaataaccaaatgagttattttctgaataaaaaaaattattttctatcatttacaattataataactaaattcgttaaaataaaagttaatttttcaaaaaaattcctACTCACAATAAGGATGGAAGTAGGCCAAACCGTCAAAGAGACCTATAACATAAATTGTTTAATGTCTAGTTTGACTCCACTCATTTAACAATAAGATCAAATTTAGGCTTttaaaaaagcttatttatttaaataggtTGGACTTGAGTTTTTTAAAAGGTctattgaacatttttttttaaatacaaaaaggCTATTGATAAATCAAGTGAGACCTATTTAGCATAGTGGTAGTAAATTGGCATACcactttattgaaaaaaataagggaaatgttaactaatgCTTAAGCATtgattaacatttcccttatttaTATAGGTTAAATTTGAGCTTTTTAAAAAGTCTATTAAACATACCTCTTGATCATTAGCTAATTTAATTTTAAGCCTATTAACctattttattatatgtataGGTCAGACTTGAGCCTTAAAATTTTATAGCAGGCCACTCCTGTTTAAGTTAAAGCAGTGTGGTTCAACCTACTTTCCTCTCTACTCACAAcagtgaatattgattattttttgagataaaatataatttttttagcatgattcttataaacaatgaagttatgttttttcttatgaaatctTGAGATAAAATGTAAAAACTTTAATATGAttcatataaataatgaaattatattttttcttctgaaattatattttctaaaatataaaaatcaacaaatagttttttatttcataaaaataatcattaatttattaAGTTGATATACTAATACACTTCAATTtacgagtgtaccgtagaaactTCATATGATACactaaaaaattcaacaatttaaaCCAATAGATCattgttatataaataaatcagtCAACTAATTAAAACTAGTAGGCTTAAATGCTCAATTGGTCTCTTAACTTGATTTAAAATATCGGTTTGGTcccaaaagtaataaaatatctGTTTAGAtcccttaattttatttaaagtatcGATTTGATCatttctattaatttaattcaaaaaatgttaagtttaaggaccaaactaatactaattaaataagttatgtGATCAAAATCTAATGTTTACATACCTGACCATACCACAACCTACGCGCAACATGACCCTCGTATCGCGTGAGAAGAGATAGATCATAAGGTCCTCCACGATACCCACGTACGGGCTGCTCCATCTCCTGATGCATGAGCTGCTCCACTGCCTGATGTGCAAGCTGCTCCAAATTTTGATGAT harbors:
- the LOC120580200 gene encoding protein MAIN-LIKE 1, which translates into the protein MHHQTGMLDCAARAYMLLLVGCTIFTDKSFTLVEAKYLPLFRNLSNCGKYCWGAAALVTLYEHLGDASMFTCKQLGGYVTLLQCWIHEYFPSLGNRAESRICCDKPEKGAARAMRWKYKQGTLKVDQIRRLIDDLTPASVIWRPFESHRQIIPFDDICLYNGCLRWCNTLVLYLPQRCLRQFGYMQYIPPPPPDPRTFDVDVEWIDYHSSVHRVIEGALPVTYTFEVTETYMEWYYNVSHPRLICSGEEPHRPVPLPVYSVPNDARPSDPRLALIASELQGYLDEIGATPEKPMHRHLYHALNLARGGPLY
- the LOC120579989 gene encoding protein MAIN-LIKE 1 → MAHCNEPRLDEEEVHDQQCDQPPIHAEEQPNHQNLEQLAHQAVEQLMHQEMEQPVRGYRGGPYDLSLLTRYEGHVARRLWYGQERGVKKELKVASHGKKLEGWVPPQLPPLIEGWLEGSGLSALQMTSMKMVDANLLSAFVERWHPETSSFHMPFGEMTITLYDVACLLHIPIKGDFYDQPPSVTEEGAAALAEELLG